A genomic region of Platichthys flesus chromosome 4, fPlaFle2.1, whole genome shotgun sequence contains the following coding sequences:
- the LOC133951948 gene encoding protein FAM181B, with protein MAVQTAIMNPQFMNFCFPGSVVEYDVEKSLDGGLLGEAENDEDYKETTRDLLSFIDSASSNIKLALDKPVKSKRKVNHRKYLQKQIKRCTGIITPGNAAEAPVKRQGSPLAQPSPLQSKTLPKRDGVQANLQSKSLAALFSPVKDIRGEKAKKPPLRHRNLPPSFFTEPANCSKVSSTSGMTLKDLERGNPEAADFFELLGPDYSNMVSEQDLYQNMHLRVQPEMGCLDPASYDAHHLLGGLLYSEPWTSCSGPSKKAGENPRTGPAQPPVYCQSEAATTGPLEDNALCTLAFPNFFTDCSIPQVTYDLSGGYNRANYSSL; from the coding sequence ATGGCTGTTCAGACTGCGATCATGAACCCTCAGTTCATGAATTTCTGCTTCCCGGGTTCTGTGGTGGAGTACGACGTGGAGAAGAGTCTGGACGGGGGTCTCCTGGGTGAGGCAGAGAATGACGAAGACTACAAAGAGACCACCAGGGACCTGCTGAGCTTCATAGACTCGGCCTCCAGCAATATCAAGCTGGCTCTGGACAAGCCGGTGAAATCCAAAAGGAAAGTCAACCACCGGAAGTATCTGCAGAAGCAGATCAAGAGGTGCACCGGCATCATAACACCAGGAAACGCTGCTGAGGCCCCAGTGAAACGACAGGGCTCCCCTCTGGCCCAGCCGAGCCCTTTGCAAAGCAAAACTCTGCCCAAACGCGATGGAGTCCAGGCCAACTTACAGAGCAAGAGCTTGGCCGCCCTCTTCAGCCCTGTGAAGGATATAAGGGGTGAAAAGGCCAAGAAGCCGCCCCTGAGGCACCGCAACCTGCCCCCCTCTTTCTTCACCGAGCCGGCCAACTGCTCCAAAGTCAGCTCCACGTCTGGGATGACGCTGAAGGACCTGGAGCGAGGAAACCCAGAGGCCGCGGATTTCTTCGAGCTCTTGGGGCCCGATTACAGCAACATGGTCAGTGAACAGGACCTTTATCAAAACATGCATCTGCGGGTGCAGCCGGAGATGGGATGCCTTGATCCTGCCTCGTACGACGCTCACCATTTGCTCGGCGGTCTCCTCTACTCGGAGCCCTGGACTAGCTGCTCTGGACCCTCTAAGAAAGCCGGGGAGAACCCACGAACAGGCCCGGCCCAGCCCCCCGTCTACTGTCAATCTGAGGCCGCCACCACGGGGCCCCTGGAGGACAACGCACTGTGCACTTTGGCCTTCCCCAACTTCTTCACAGACTGCTCCATACCTCAGGTCACTTACGATTTAAGTGGTGGATACAACAGAGCTAATTATTCGTCTCTATGA